The DNA window TTTGGTAGAGGGCTTTCAACGCTTCTAGCTCACGCTTTAGGTACGCGCCATCGACTACCTTCTTTTTAAAAATCAGCGCCAGCGTTTTTTCAAAGGTAAGACCTCGCCTAGAGATATTCTGGGCTTGGTTCCACGTTTTAAACGCCTCGCGATTGGCCGATACCGCTTCTCTAAAGGCGATGCCCGCAAGCGCAATATCAGGGATAAACTCTTGGTCGATATTATCTTTAAACGCACTGCCTATGGTGGCGGCAATTTCAGCCGGTGCCTCAATAAACGCAAGGCCATCCATTAGGCTCACATCGCTTGCCAGCGACTCATAGGTTTTGATCGCTTGAGTGGAAAGCGAAAATGCGCCAATACCCGCCACCGCATCGGCCTGATAAAACTGACCTTCGCTGGCGTAGTCTTTATATTCTGGCAGTTGATTAGGAAACTGATGGATGATCAACTCTTCAAGCGACAGCATATCGCCGCACACATGGGCAATTTTACCCAGCCCACCGTTGGCGCGAAACACCAAGCGTTCATGCAGCTCATAGGAGTAAACATCTTGAGGTTTATCATCTGTGACATTTTTTTTGCGAAAGTCATGGCTGAGGTTACTTTTGGTGACGCTATCTGGAAGCTTAGCGCCTTGATTTATTTGCTCATACTCTTTTTGCCAAAATTTAATGCGCAGCAGGTAAAAGCCAGTGTCTATCTCTTCAGGGTCAAGATTAAATAAGGCGCACGGCAAATAGTCTTGACTGCCCTCTTTGGCTGTTTTCACTACCCATGCACTCGCCACCAGCTCTTCAGTGGCAGCATCTGGATTTTCAGCATCAATATCGTCGATTGGCCGAATCAGCGACACCTCGGCGCCTTTATACAGTGGGTCACTAAATACCACGGCCAGCGTATGATAGCTAGGCACCACAAAGCCCTTAATCGGCGTCTCTGGCGCGGCCATTTTTTCTTCGCGCCAGTGATTATACGCCTTCTGCTCCTCGGTTAGGGGGCTGCCAACGCTGGCTTGATAGGCAGGGGCAAGCTGGCTTGGTAAGATTTGGGTTGGGGTAAAGCTTACACCCTGATGTGTTGGCAACACTTCTTTTGCCAAGGATTTTAGCGCGCCGCCTAACTGAGTGACTGAAATGGCGGTATCACTGATTAAATGCGCCAGCAGTTTAACTGGCGGAAAGCTCAGCTCATAATCTTGACTATTTAGGCTGGTTACCCGCGAGCCATGGTGCAATAGGATTAGGTCTGTGGTATCGGCCATTTGCTGGTTTTGCGGCTCAGGGACTAGAACATCGCTACTTGGCTGGCCAAGGCCTAAATTCATCAGTTTACCAATTTGATTGCTGGCCCAAAGCTGGCGATTATCGACTCCAGTTATTGCATTAACCATGACCGGCGCATAAGGGATGGGGCGAATTTTCCCGTTAAGCGAGTCTTCAGTGGTGAGGTCAGCGGATTGATGCCAATCATCAAAAACCATCTGATCGTCATCATTTCTATACTGTTTAAAGTAAGTACCAAATAGAAAGTACTCATCGGTATATTGCTTAACCATTACTTCGCCTCCTTAAACCAGAGACCATTATTGGCAAACGCATTATACAAACTATTATGCTCTATGGTTCGGTTCATACCCAATGGCCGCCATTCCCATTCTTTATCGGTTTGATAGTCTCTTACGGCAAAGGTGGTCATATGCTTGCTGCCACCAAAACGGCCATTAAGGCCTAAAATATAAGGCATCATGCCCGATTTAATCATTTGCGCCGTTCCTTTCTCCATATCAACTTTAAAAAGATGTGTTCTATTGATAGCCCATGCATATTTACCCGTGGGGCTAATAGAACGGTCCAACGATCGGGCATCAGCGACACTTAGCTCTTTACCCCAAGAGACTTGTTTCATCTTTTGGTTCGAAAGCCCTGCATACTTTATTACTCCAAAATGTTTTACTGAGTATAGGTTACCTTGATAAAACACATTGGTATCCGTCATTGGAAGATCGGACGGCACTACTTGTTTGGTTTCAATATCCCATTTATAAATAAGGTCTTTAGTATCGGTAAAGTACAGTGTTTTGCTGTCTTCGGTCCAAGCAAAACGCGGCACACCATAATTATCGGCCAATGAATAAGTCTGACCGGTTTTTAAATCGTACACCCGTTTTTCTCGACCATTGCCATACGCAAGGTAGCGGTTATCTGGCGAGCGTACCATTTTCCCATAGCCATCACTGGTCATATTATCCAGCACCAAGCGCAAATCAGTGCCATCGGTTTTCATGCTCCAGATTTTGGTTTGCCCTTCATAGGCGCTGTACATAGGGTCGTTTTTATCGCCCATATTGGCCCAGTAAAATTGAACCCGAGGCAAATCATACGAGCTGACATCATTGAGATCTTCTCTTGGCCACTCTTTAGCACGATAAATATAATATTTGGGAAAAGGTTGAATTTGGCTGCGATCCTTACCATCGGTAAAGTGATTTTTTTCGCTGTCTACCATTTCATACCAATTGTTTTCCGTCACATAGTGGCGATCGGGATACAATTCTTGTTTGGTATATTGACGAGGCGGCGTGTTTTCTTGGTCAGATTCAGCGCCGCACCCAACCAACTGGGCGGCTAAGATCAAACCGATCAACCATTTGTTCATTGTTGTTATCCTGTAAGTTCAGAAACCGGCACATTGGCTTCGACTAATACGTAGTGCTGGGCGCCGCGACCATGATCGCTGTGGGCTGCCCGTAAAATATCCACCTGTTTGACTTCAGGAGGCGGCGCGGCAAACCTTAGCAGCAAATTGCCTTGCTCATTGGTTGCCGCAGAGCGAAAATACGCGCGTGAAGACCACTCAAATTCACTATTTTTCAACTCAAAGAAATCATCGGTTTCATCCGCGATCAGCTCTTTACGATACTCAATCACCAGTCCACCGGAATTAGGCATATTAACCCCTGCAATATTGGTTTTGTGCTGAGCGTCAAGTAATGCGCCTCCACTTGCGCCTTGGGCCGGATGCGACAAACATAGAACCTTGTCTCCTGACTCCGAAAAGACTTGGCTCTCACTGTATTGACTCAGCTCACTGAGCGGTATCGCGCAAGAGGCAGGGTCTGCCTCAAGATCCATGACTTGGTCATTACTTAGCGCTTGTTCGCTGTAGTGTAAAAACAACGAATCTTGCACCTCACCTTTGAGTTTGTAGGGAACCCAAATGTGTGGCAATGGCACCCCATCGGGCTTTCGTTGATTGCCTTGATCGACTCTGTGTGGGCTTGGCAGGGTCTTTAAGGTTATCGGCTCTAGGTCTAAATGGGGGAAGACAAGTTCAACCTCTTTTTCGACTAAACCAAACACACGCTCGGTTTCATTTTCAGACAGCTCACTGCGACACACCACTTTGCCATTTTGTTTGATCTCAAATGGCTCCGAGCCATAATGATGATCGTTAAGTACTGTACTTAGATCAATATTAAGGTGGCGGAAAGTAAGTTCTTTCTGCTGATAGTAGTCAAGGTTTATATCACGAAAATAGCCGTTGGGCTGAATGGCTAACTCTCGCCATACCTTGTTGTTCCAAACGATATAGATATAGCCTTTATCACGCAGGGCCATACCACTGCTGTTCTTAACAACGGGCAAAACAGGGATGAGTACGTTATCCCATTCGCCCATTTGAGCCTCTTTTTCTACAGGCTCAATATCATCAGCTAACTTAAGCTGGATCGGTGCGAATCCTGAGCAGGGAATGTTGAGATACAAACTTCTGCTATCAGTTTCTAATCCCTTAAAAGTAGCAAGACTTCGGTGAGACGTTTCCCTATCGCGCTTTGGGCTGGCCTTAGCATTGTTTTGCTTACTGGTCTGACCCAGGGACAAATAAGCTGGTGTGTTGTTCCATTGTCCAGCGAATTCAACCACGATTTTATGCTCTGGGGTCGGCTGGGTGGGGACATAGGTAATAGTGGGTGCGAGCGTTGTATTATCGGTAATTGGCGCGTAGTTTGCTTTTCTGTAAGTGACGGGCGCCTCTTGAAGCTCTGCGACTTTTTTTGCTAAAAGTGGCATGCTGCTTAATTGGGGTGCCGACACAGGCGAAGAATGAGGAGACATGGAAAGCGCCACCGACTGGCCTTTTTTGAGTTCCCCTTTTAATCGTTCAAGGTATGAGGCTACATCTCGTTTTTTATAAGGCTCAAGAGAACGCTGCAAAAAAGCCGGCAACAAGGCGTGGATCTCACTGGCCCGTTTATAACCTCGCATTTGCCACGGCACTTTTTCTGGTAACACAATATAGGACAGGTGCTCAGGCTTGAGCTGATTCGCCAAAATAAACCGACAACTTAATCTCATTACTTACTCCAAAACATAGCTATCACCTTAAGCGGGCAATATTCGCTTATGGGGATTCAGTCAGCGCGACCTAGCCCTATTCATTGTTTGTCCATCCATCAGATACCGGTACACCTAGGTGCTTAAAAACAAGACAAACTCTGAGGGGTATTCTACAAGAAAGGCGGCTGTCATTCTTACCAAATTAATAGGTAAAGTGCCGGATTTATTAAGAATTTTGACGTTTTGGACACGAGTCACATCATCTGATGTGGCTGAAATTACGACCAGCGAACAAAAAAAACACTCGATTTGTAAAAATAGTTACTGCAAGTCAGACAAACCTAGCATCTAGACACAAGATTAGAAGCATTCCAACAATAATGCTGCCCAAAGGTTGTGAAAGAGTCGACTGTTAAAATTAAACACTGCCTAAAAATCATTATAAGCAATGAGTTAGTGAGGCTTATGAGAAGTTAAAAACACCAGAGTTTATCCTAGAGAAGGGCAAATTAAGTTTAATTGATACGGTCTTTTCTTTGTTTTGAATCATAAAACGCTTCGAAAAAAAATTTTTATCGAAACGACCAAAATTTTTCGTTTTACCCAAAGCACAAATAACCTCATATTCGCGCCAAATTTATTAACTATGACTTATATTAAGAGGCGACGACATTGGAAAACATTCTTGCTCCTGCAGCAAAAGCTCGCATTTCAACCCCTGTTATTGCGCTGGCTCTTTATGCGGTAGCTTCAGGCTATTTAATGAGTCTGATCCCACTTATGCTACCTTACTATGGGCTGGACAGCTCATTAGCGAGTTGGCTAGCAAGTGTGTTTTATGTTGGTCTTTTGCTTGGAGCGATCATTATTGAGCCTATAGTGAGTCGCTTGGGTCACAAGCATACACTAGGCCTGTGTTTGGCAGTATTTGCCATTACAAGTCTAGTTATGCCGATCTTGACACATTCATCGGTCTGGTTAGTCGCTCGTCTTGTGGCAGGCTTTTCTGTAGCTGGTATCTTTGTCGTCGTAGAATCTTGGTTGCTGCAAGGCTCTCCGTCTATTCGCGCTAAACGTCTTGGTTTGTATATGGCGGCGCTTTATGGTGGCAGCGCAATTGGACAATTGGGGATCAGCTATGTGGATGTCGGTGGGTATGTGCCTTTTCTCATCATTGGCGTCTTGGTTTGCTCGTCTATTACTGTTGTTTTATTTGGACGATGTGAGCAGCCTCAGTCCGAGTCCATTGCACATTTAACGGCTAAGCAAATTTTAAAGCTCAGTCATGCCGCCATTATTGGTAGCATAGTATCAGGGCTTGTTATAGGGGCTATATATGGCATGATGCCACTTGAGCTTGCAGATCAGGGAATTGAAAACTCCGATATAGGCTCACTGATGGCGCTTATCATACTCGGCGGGATGTTGGTGCAGCCGGTGGTGCCTTGGATGTCGAAATATTTAGGCCGTACACTATTAATGGCGTTTTTCTGTCTACTAGGTACTCTGGCGGTTAGCTTGGTTATGTTTGATGACGATATGCGCTTAATGGCATCAGGGCTATTTTTGCTTGGTATGGCCGCCTTTGCTTTGTATCCAATCGCCATCAACCTTAGCTGTGACAATCTAGAGGCAAAATACATAGTATCAGCAACTCAAGTAATGTTGTTTAGCTATAGCATAGGCTCAGTATTAGGCCCTGTTATTGCTGACCATTATATGTCTCAAGAACACTCTTTACTGGGATATTTGTTCTCTATCTTGCTTGCAACGTGTCTATATATGCTTGCTGCAAGCTTAAAGTTCAAAAATCATGTGGTAGCCGGAGAATAAGTTGAACTGTCTCTTTCTAATCTAAATGGAGCAATGATTCATCCGCAAATTTTCGATGAATCATTGCTCAATAACATTTTCCCGCTTTTTCTATGGCCCAGTGCTAAATTCTTTAAGCACTATATGAAAAGTCAGATTGATTTCTAGTGTCGTTGTTGACTAAGAATATCACCCCAATTATGAAGAGAAATTGGATTTGTCTGTGTCTAAATTAAGAAGGAATGATTAAAATTTAGCTTGTTCAGGATTTTCTAAAGGCAAACTGAAACTAACGGTTGATGGGATATGTGGCTAGTCTAGTAGTAATGGAGGCGCGTCCCGGAGTCGAACCGAGGTCCACGGATTTGCAATCCGCTGCATAGCCACTCTGCCAACGCGCCTTACATTGTGTCTCTTTTCCGCACGGAAACTTTAGATGGTGCCCCGGGCCGGACTTGAACCGGCACAGCGCGAACGCCGAGGGATTTTAAATCCCTTGTGTCTACCAATTCCACCACCAGGGCAACGCAATCATGCGATGGTAACACCATCTCAGCGGGCTGTGCCGCTGGAACGAGGCGTACTTTAACCTATTGTGATGTCAGGTCAACAAAATTTTTATCTTTTTTATTCAGATGGTTAAAAACCAACCTTAGCGGAATATTAGGCAATCAGTTCGAACAAATTTTCCTCTTTTCACTGAATTGCCCCCAGCTAATACTTGAATTGTGATACTTCTGAATTTAATTGCTCAGCTTGAGATGATAAGCCTTTAAGAATGTCATCCACATCACCAACCTGATTCGACACTTCTGATGAGGAATCGGCAATAGATGTAATACTGTCTGTAATTTGGCTTGTTACTGATTGTTGCTCGTCTGTAGCAGCCGCTATTTGCACATTCATTTCATTAAGGTCATTCAACATAGTCACTATTTGCTCGAGCATCTGAGCGTTTGTGTCACAGGTTTCCACACCTTTTGACACCGTTTCGTTGGCATTAGTTATGCTCGTCGAGACATCACCTGTTTCTTTTTGCAAAGATTCGATTTTCTCTCTGATTTCTTCTGTCGAAGATTGGGTTCTTCCGGCAAGATTACGTACTTCGTCTGCTACTACCGCAAAACCTCGACCTTGTTCTCCGGCCCGAGCTGCCTCAATAGCGGCATTAAGTGCCAGCAAATTAGTTTGCTCCGCAATTCCTTGTATCACATCCAAAACTTCTGCAATGGAGTTACTCTCATTATCTAGACGGCTAATTGCATCAACAGCCGTCCGCATCTCTTCATTAAGCTGGGATATTTCCACTCCCAAGTTTCTTCCAACACCTACACCTTTACTACCCGTATCGTTTGCATTTTTAACAAACTCTGCCGCGCGACTGGCAAATTCAGCGACTTCCGAAATTGAGTGCGCCATTTGATTTATGGCAGCAGCAACCGTTTCAGCACGCTCATTTTGAGCATTTGCCGCCAAACGAGTACTGTTCATATTTCCACTCATGCTATGGATATTGTTATTCAGATTATCAGTGGCTTGGGCAAATT is part of the Vibrio aquimaris genome and encodes:
- a CDS encoding TolB family protein — encoded protein: MNKWLIGLILAAQLVGCGAESDQENTPPRQYTKQELYPDRHYVTENNWYEMVDSEKNHFTDGKDRSQIQPFPKYYIYRAKEWPREDLNDVSSYDLPRVQFYWANMGDKNDPMYSAYEGQTKIWSMKTDGTDLRLVLDNMTSDGYGKMVRSPDNRYLAYGNGREKRVYDLKTGQTYSLADNYGVPRFAWTEDSKTLYFTDTKDLIYKWDIETKQVVPSDLPMTDTNVFYQGNLYSVKHFGVIKYAGLSNQKMKQVSWGKELSVADARSLDRSISPTGKYAWAINRTHLFKVDMEKGTAQMIKSGMMPYILGLNGRFGGSKHMTTFAVRDYQTDKEWEWRPLGMNRTIEHNSLYNAFANNGLWFKEAK
- a CDS encoding MFS transporter yields the protein MENILAPAAKARISTPVIALALYAVASGYLMSLIPLMLPYYGLDSSLASWLASVFYVGLLLGAIIIEPIVSRLGHKHTLGLCLAVFAITSLVMPILTHSSVWLVARLVAGFSVAGIFVVVESWLLQGSPSIRAKRLGLYMAALYGGSAIGQLGISYVDVGGYVPFLIIGVLVCSSITVVLFGRCEQPQSESIAHLTAKQILKLSHAAIIGSIVSGLVIGAIYGMMPLELADQGIENSDIGSLMALIILGGMLVQPVVPWMSKYLGRTLLMAFFCLLGTLAVSLVMFDDDMRLMASGLFLLGMAAFALYPIAINLSCDNLEAKYIVSATQVMLFSYSIGSVLGPVIADHYMSQEHSLLGYLFSILLATCLYMLAASLKFKNHVVAGE